The Helicoverpa armigera isolate CAAS_96S chromosome 18, ASM3070526v1, whole genome shotgun sequence genome has a window encoding:
- the Unc-104 gene encoding kinesin-like protein unc-104 isoform X9, whose translation MSSVKVAVRVRPFNSREIARECKCIIEMSGNTTVITNPKAPPGSKDGAKSFNFDFSYWSHNPSDPEFSSQVMVYKDIGEEMLQHAFDGYNICIFAYGQTGAGKSYTMMGSGKDGQEGIIPQICKDLFRRIRQTTSDDLKYSVEVSYMEIYCERVRDLLNPKNKGNLRVREHPALGPYVEDLSKLAVTSYQDIYDLIDEGNKARTVAATNMNETSSRSHAVFTIFFTQQRHDQTTNLMSEKVSKISLVDLAGSERADSTGAKGTRLKEGANINKSLTTLGKVISALAEIASKSKKSKKADFIPYRDSVLTWLLRENLGGNSKTAMIAAISPADINFDETLSTLRYADRAKQIVCKAVVNEDANAKLIRELKEEILKLRELLKAEGIEVEEGPDGKVLYEKKEQPTREENNSSPQRKKSEAEVLSPKLSRAATTIAEEAVDQLQASEKLIAELNETWEEKLKRTEQIRVQREAVFAEMGLAVKEGGITVGIYSPKKTPHLVNLNEDPNLSECLIYYIKNGVTRVGTSEANVPQDIQLSGSHILSEHCIFENTDGVILLIPHRDALIYVNGRELTEPVILKSGSRVILGKNHVFRFTHPGQPREEPVNKENKELTDTASSNESDSGSTDADGKNVDWDYAQCELLEKQGIDLKAEMQKRLMALEEQFRREKEHADQQFEEQRKNYEARIDALQRQVEEQSVTMSMYSSYTPEDFHNDEDIFVNPLFETECWSAREVGLAAWAFRKWKYHQFTSLRDDLWGNAIFLKEANAISVELRKKVQFQFTLLTDTPYSPLPAELAPRDDADDEYRPSAPTVVAVEVTDTKNGATHYWTLEKLRQRLELMREMYHNEAELSPTSPDHNIESVTGGDPFYDRFPWFRLVGRSFVYLSNLLYPVPLIHKVAIVNEKGDVKGYLRVAVQAVIDAEKNNAEFAAGVKQSAKISFDDDVAPVRRAKLSAVDKNNAINLDERIGDVPDSNIKIEELAMGECDADSGRGDSSLASELKEEDLPEHLTLGKEFTFRVTVLQAHSVSTDYADVFCQFNFLHRNEDAFSTEPVKNAGKNTPLGFYHVQNITVPVTKSFVEYIKTQPIVFEVFGHYQQHPLHKDAKQDGPVGGRTPPRRMLPPSIPISAPVRSPKWGAAAVAAPCCSSHLHSKHDLLVWFEICELAPNGEYVPAVVEHSDELPCRGLYLLHQGIQRRIRITILHEPSQDLQWTDVRELVVGRIRNSPEANEDTTDGDEDGALSLGLFPGERPTLDDRAVFRFEAAWDSSLHGSPLLNRVSANGEVVYITLSAYLEVDNCSRPAIITKDLSLVVVGREARTGRSLRRALFGSRAARADHITGVYELSLHRALEPGVQRRQRRVLDTSGTYVRGEENLHGWRPRGDSLIFDHQWELEKMTRLEQVGRTRHLLALRERLRHGHENTVAPNDFTKTEKEVCNMAAKAASESARDESLYEPWDMTPREKELATKYIKLIQGRIGSGKEVETAASPATPVDEGVSADISTPSLLSSIHSASSIELCSPERGLLEKSVAGWAGSHAAVSPHAAALYVPDCEEVRVSAAVARRGHLNVLQHGTHGWKKRWLVVRRPYVFIYRDERDPIERAVINLANAHVEYSEDQEQMVRMPNTFSVVSKERGYLLQTLGDKEVHDWLYAINPLLAGQIRLQAILPLRQKHQPLQPKVSLGAARRQGGGAMRRPHHGVYPRFLNASPMERSLIAPCKGIETARRHSFRN comes from the exons tgaTAACAAACCCGAAGGCACCTCCTGGCAGCAAGGATGGCGCAAAAAGCTTCAATTTTGACTTTTCATACTGGTCACACAAC cCAAGCGACCCAGAATTTTCGTCACAAGTCATGGTGTACAAAGACATCGGCGAGGAGATGTTACAGCATGCTTTCGACG GCTACAACATATGCATATTCGCATACGGACAAACCGGTGCGGGCAAGTCCTACACAATGATGGGCAGCGGCAAGGATGGCCAGGAAGGCATCATCCCACAGATCTGCAAGGATCTGTTCCGACGCATCAGGCAGACCACCTCCGATGACTTGAAATACTCG GTGGAAGTCTCCTACATGGAGATATACTGCGAGAGAGTTCGCGATCTCCTCAACCCGAAGAACAAGGGCAATTTGAGGGTCCGTGAGCACCCTGCGCTCGGACCCTACGTGGAGGACCTCAGCAAACTGGCGGTCACCTCCTACCAGGATATATACGACCTCATCGATGAGGGGAACAAGGCTAG GACTGTGGCAGCGACAAACATGAACGAGACCTCGTCACGTTCTCACGCTGTCTTCACCATATTCTTCACGCAGCAGAGGCATGATCAGACCACTAATCTTATGTCGGAGAAG GTGTCGAAAATCTCGCTGGTGGACTTGGCAGGTTCCGAGCGAGCTGACTCGACAGGAGCCAAGGGCACGCGTCTCAAGGAAGGCGCGAACATCAACAAGTCACTCACAACCCTCGGGAAAGTCATCTCGGCACTCGCTGAAATT GCGTCAAAGAGTAAGAAGTCGAAGAAGGCAGACTTCATTCCGTACCGTGACTCGGTGCTGACGTGGCTGCTGCGGGAGAACCTCGGAGGCAACTCCAAGACGGCCATGATAGCCGCTATATCGCCCGCCGATATTAACTTTGATGAAACTCTTAGTACACTCAG ATACGCCGACCGAGCCAAACAGATTGTCTGCAAAGCGGTTGTCAACGAGGACGCGAACGCGAAACTCATTCGCGAACTCAAGGAGGAAATACTCAAGCTTCGCGAGTTACTCAAAGCTGAGGGCATCGAGGTCGAAGAAG GACCAGATGGTAAAGTCCTTTATGAAAAGAAAGAACAGCCTACCA GAGAAGAGAACAACTCTTCGCCGCAGCGCAAGAAGAGCGAGGCTGAAGTGCTATCGCCGAAGCTGTCCCGAGCCGCCACAACTATTGCCGAAGAGGCTGTGGATCAGTTGCAGGCTTCGGAGAAACTTATTGCGG AACTAAACGAAACATGGGAAGAGAAGCTAAAGCGCACGGAACAGATTCGCGTCCAACGCGAGGCGGTCTTCGCGGAGATGGGTCTCGCCGTCAAGGAGGGAGGCATTACGGTCGGCATCTACTCGCCTAAGAAGACCCCTCATCTCGTCAACTTGAATGAAGACCCTAACCTGTCGGAGTGTCTcatttattatatcaaaaatG GCGTGACCCGTGTCGGTACATCAGAAGCGAACGTGCCTCAAGACATCCAACTGTCAGGCTCCCATATTCTGAGCGAGCACTGCATCTTCGAGAACACGGACGGAGTCATACTCCTCATTCCTCATAGAGATGCGCTTATCTATGTGAATGGACGTGAG CTAACCGAACCAGTGATCCTCAAGTCCGGTTCCCGCGTGATCCTGGGCAAGAACCACGTGTTCCGCTTCACTCACCCCGGACAGCCGCGCGAGGAGCCTGTCAACAAGGAGAATAAGGAGCTCACTGATACTGCTAGCAGTAATGAGAGTGACt CCGGCAGCACAGACGCGGACGGCAAGAACGTGGACTGGGACTACGCGCAATGCGAACTGCTGGAGAAACAAGGCATCGACTTGAAGGCCGAGATGCAGAAGCGCCTGATGGCTCTCGAGGAGCAGTTCCGCAGGGAGAAGGAGCATGCTGACCAGCAGTTTGAGGAGCAGCGCAAG aacTACGAAGCCCGCATCGATGCTCTGCAGCGTCAGGTGGAGGAGCAGAGCGTCACCATGTCTATGTACAGCTCCTACACGCCTGAAGACTTCCATAACGACGAGGATATATTCG TGAACCCGCTATTCGAGACGGAATGCTGGTCAGCCCGCGAGGTGGGTCTGGCGGCGTGGGCCTTCCGCAAGTGGAAGTACCACCAGTTCACCTCGCTGCGAGACGACTTGTGGGGCAATGCTATCTTCCTCAAG GAAGCCAACGCAATCTCAGTAGAACTGCGCAAGAAAGTCCAGTTCCAATTCACTCTGCTAACGGACACCCCCTACTCGCCCCTCCCCGCGGAACTCGCTCCGCGCGACGACGCGGATGACGAGTATCGCCCCTCCGCGCCCACCGTGGTCGCCGTCGAGGTCACTGACACTAAGAACGGAGCTACACATTATTGGACGCTCGAGAAGTTACG ACAACGGCTGGAGCTGATGCGTGAGATGTACCACAATGAGGCGGAGTTGTCTCCCACTTCGCCTGATCACAACATCGAGTCTGTGACCGGTGGGGACCCCTTCTATGACAGATTCCCGTGGTTCCGTCTAGTTGGACG GAGCTTCGTATACCTATCGAACCTGCTGTACCCCGTTCCGCTCATTCACAAGGTGGCCATCGTGAATGAGAAAGGAGACGTCAAGGGCTACCTGCGGGTAGCCGTGCAGGCTGTTATCGACGCTGAGAAGA ACAACGCAGAATTCGCAGCGGGCGTAAAGCAGTCGGCCAAGATATCGTTCGACGACGACGTAGCGCCGGTCCGACGCGCCAAGCTGTCGGCTGTGGATAAGAATAATGCGATCAACCTCGACGAGCGCATCGGTGATGTGCCTGACTCTAATATCAAGATTGAAG AACTGGCAATGGGCGAATGCGACGCAGACAGCGGCCGCGGCGACAGTTCCCTCGCCTCCGAGCTGAAGGAGGAAGACCTGCCGGAACACCTGACCCTCGGCAAGGAGTTCACCTTCCGCGTCACCGTGCTGCAAGCCCACAGCGTGTCTACTGACTACGCTGACGTCTTCTGCCAGTTCAA TTTCCTACACCGCAACGAAGACGCATTCTCGACTGAGCCCGTTAAGAATGCGGGCAAGAACACACCGCTAGGATTCTACCATGTGCAAAAT ATCACAGTGCCGGTAACGAAATCATTCGTGGAGTACATAAAGACGCAGCCGATAGTGTTCGAGGTGTTCGGTCACTACCAGCAACACCCGCTGCACAAG GACGCAAAACAAGACGGGCCCGTCGGCGGACGTACACCCCCACGCCGCATGCTGCCCCCCTCCATCCCCATCTCGGCCCCCGTACGGAGCCCTAAGTGGGGCGCGGCGGCGGTAGCGGCTCCCTGCTGCAGCTCGCATCTGCACTCCAAGCACGACCTGCTTGTGTGGTTCGAGATCTGCGAGCTAGCTCCCAATGGGGAGTATGTGCCTGCT GTGGTAGAGCACTCAGACGAGCTGCCCTGCCGAGGCCTGTACCTGCTGCACCAGGGCATCCAGCGACGCATCCGCATCACCATCCTGCACGAGCCCTCGCAGGACCTgcagtggactgacgtcaggGAACTCGTCGTCG GGCGTATCCGCAACTCTCCCGAAGCTAACGAGGACACAACAGATGGTGACGAGGACGGAGCCCTATCTCTCGGACTGTTCCCCGGAGAGAGGCCTACGCTTGATGACCGCGCTGTATTCAG GTTCGAAGCTGCGTGGGACAGTAGCCTGCACGGGTCGCCGCTGCTGAACAGGGTCAGCGCCAACGGTGAAGTCGTCTACATCACACTCAGCGCTTATCTCGAG GTGGACAACTGCAGCCGCCCCGCCATCATCACCAAGGACCTATCCCTGGTGGTGGTAGGTCGCGAGGCCCGCACGGGACGGTCGCTTCGCCGCGCTCTGTTCGGCTCGCGAGCTGCGCGAGCTGACCACATCACCGGCGTCTACGAGCTCAGTCTGCACCGAGCTTTGGAGCCAG GAGTACAACGTCGTCAGCGCCGAGTATTGGACACGAGCGGCACGTATGTGCGCGGCGAAGAGAATCTACACGGATGGAGACCGCGCGGAGACTCGCTCATATTTGATCATCAA TGGGAGTTGGAGAAGATGACCCGGCTAGAGCAGGTGGGGCGCACGCGACACCTGCTGGCGCTGCGCGAGCGCCTGCGCCACGGACACGAGAACACCGTCGCGCCCAACGACTTCACCAAGACAGAGAAG GAGGTATGCAACATGGCCGCTAAGGCCGCGTCGGAGAGCGCTCGCGACGAGTCGCTGTACGAGCCGTGGGACATGACGCCGCGGGAGAAGGAACTCGCCACCAAGTACATCAAGCTTATACAAG GCAGGATAGGGTCAGGCAAGGAGGTGGAGACGGCGGCGTCCCCCGCGACGCCGGTGGACGAGGGCGTGTCGGCCGACATCTCCACGCCCAGTCTGCTCTCCTCCATACACAGCGCCAGCAGCATAGA ACTATGCTCCCCGGAGCGCGGTCTCCTGGAGAAGTCAGTGGCGGGGTGGGCGGGCAGCCACGCGGCCGTGTCGCCGCACGCGGCGGCGCTGTACGTGCCCGACTGCGAGGAGGTGCGCGTGTCCGCCGCCGTCGCCAGGCGCGGACACCTCAACGTGCTGCAGCATGGGACTCATGGCTGGAAGAAACGCTGGCTG GTGGTCCGCCGGCCATACGTGTTCATCTACCGCGACGAGCGCGACCCCATCGAGCGAGCCGTCATCAACCTCGCCAACGCTCACGTCGAGTACTCCGAGGACCAGGAGCAGATGGTCCGCATGCCCAACACCTTCAG CGTGGTGAGTAAGGAGCGCGGCTACTTACTGCAGACCCTCGGCGACAAGGAAGTGCACGACTGGCTGTATGCCATCAACCCGCTGCTGGCCGGCCAGATCAG ACTCCAAGCCATTCTGCCACTGAGGCAAAAGCACCAACCCCTACAGCCAAAG GTCTCGCTCGGGGCGGCGCGGCGACAAGGCGGCGGCGCCATGAGACGCCCTCATCATGGAGTCTATCCTCGTTTTTTAAATGCGTCTCCGATGGAACGCTCGCTCATCGCGCCTTGCAAAGGCATTGAAACCGCTCGGAGGCACAGCTTTAGGAATTAA
- the Unc-104 gene encoding kinesin-like protein unc-104 isoform X8, with product MSSVKVAVRVRPFNSREIARECKCIIEMSGNTTVITNPKAPPGSKDGAKSFNFDFSYWSHNPSDPEFSSQVMVYKDIGEEMLQHAFDGYNICIFAYGQTGAGKSYTMMGSGKDGQEGIIPQICKDLFRRIRQTTSDDLKYSVEVSYMEIYCERVRDLLNPKNKGNLRVREHPALGPYVEDLSKLAVTSYQDIYDLIDEGNKARTVAATNMNETSSRSHAVFTIFFTQQRHDQTTNLMSEKVSKISLVDLAGSERADSTGAKGTRLKEGANINKSLTTLGKVISALAEIASKSKKSKKADFIPYRDSVLTWLLRENLGGNSKTAMIAAISPADINFDETLSTLRYADRAKQIVCKAVVNEDANAKLIRELKEEILKLRELLKAEGIEVEEGPDGKVLYEKKEQPTREENNSSPQRKKSEAEVLSPKLSRAATTIAEEAVDQLQASEKLIAELNETWEEKLKRTEQIRVQREAVFAEMGLAVKEGGITVGIYSPKKTPHLVNLNEDPNLSECLIYYIKNGVTRVGTSEANVPQDIQLSGSHILSEHCIFENTDGVILLIPHRDALIYVNGRELTEPVILKSGSRVILGKNHVFRFTHPGQPREEPVNKENKELTDTASSNESDSGSTDADGKNVDWDYAQCELLEKQGIDLKAEMQKRLMALEEQFRREKEHADQQFEEQRKNYEARIDALQRQVEEQSVTMSMYSSYTPEDFHNDEDIFVNPLFETECWSAREVGLAAWAFRKWKYHQFTSLRDDLWGNAIFLKEANAISVELRKKVQFQFTLLTDTPYSPLPAELAPRDDADDEYRPSAPTVVAVEVTDTKNGATHYWTLEKLRQRLELMREMYHNEAELSPTSPDHNIESVTGGDPFYDRFPWFRLVGRSFVYLSNLLYPVPLIHKVAIVNEKGDVKGYLRVAVQAVIDAEKNNAEFAAGVKQSAKISFDDDVAPVRRAKLSAVDKNNAINLDERIGDVPDSNIKIEELAMGECDADSGRGDSSLASELKEEDLPEHLTLGKEFTFRVTVLQAHSVSTDYADVFCQFNFLHRNEDAFSTEPVKNAGKNTPLGFYHVQNITVPVTKSFVEYIKTQPIVFEVFGHYQQHPLHKVSALDAKQDGPVGGRTPPRRMLPPSIPISAPVRSPKWGAAAVAAPCCSSHLHSKHDLLVWFEICELAPNGEYVPAVVEHSDELPCRGLYLLHQGIQRRIRITILHEPSQDLQWTDVRELVVGRIRNSPEANEDTTDGDEDGALSLGLFPGERPTLDDRAVFRFEAAWDSSLHGSPLLNRVSANGEVVYITLSAYLEVDNCSRPAIITKDLSLVVVGREARTGRSLRRALFGSRAARADHITGVYELSLHRALEPGVQRRQRRVLDTSGTYVRGEENLHGWRPRGDSLIFDHQWELEKMTRLEQVGRTRHLLALRERLRHGHENTVAPNDFTKTEKEVCNMAAKAASESARDESLYEPWDMTPREKELATKYIKLIQGRIGSGKEVETAASPATPVDEGVSADISTPSLLSSIHSASSIELCSPERGLLEKSVAGWAGSHAAVSPHAAALYVPDCEEVRVSAAVARRGHLNVLQHGTHGWKKRWLVVRRPYVFIYRDERDPIERAVINLANAHVEYSEDQEQMVRMPNTFSVVSKERGYLLQTLGDKEVHDWLYAINPLLAGQIRLQAILPLRQKHQPLQPKVSLGAARRQGGGAMRRPHHGVYPRFLNASPMERSLIAPCKGIETARRHSFRN from the exons tgaTAACAAACCCGAAGGCACCTCCTGGCAGCAAGGATGGCGCAAAAAGCTTCAATTTTGACTTTTCATACTGGTCACACAAC cCAAGCGACCCAGAATTTTCGTCACAAGTCATGGTGTACAAAGACATCGGCGAGGAGATGTTACAGCATGCTTTCGACG GCTACAACATATGCATATTCGCATACGGACAAACCGGTGCGGGCAAGTCCTACACAATGATGGGCAGCGGCAAGGATGGCCAGGAAGGCATCATCCCACAGATCTGCAAGGATCTGTTCCGACGCATCAGGCAGACCACCTCCGATGACTTGAAATACTCG GTGGAAGTCTCCTACATGGAGATATACTGCGAGAGAGTTCGCGATCTCCTCAACCCGAAGAACAAGGGCAATTTGAGGGTCCGTGAGCACCCTGCGCTCGGACCCTACGTGGAGGACCTCAGCAAACTGGCGGTCACCTCCTACCAGGATATATACGACCTCATCGATGAGGGGAACAAGGCTAG GACTGTGGCAGCGACAAACATGAACGAGACCTCGTCACGTTCTCACGCTGTCTTCACCATATTCTTCACGCAGCAGAGGCATGATCAGACCACTAATCTTATGTCGGAGAAG GTGTCGAAAATCTCGCTGGTGGACTTGGCAGGTTCCGAGCGAGCTGACTCGACAGGAGCCAAGGGCACGCGTCTCAAGGAAGGCGCGAACATCAACAAGTCACTCACAACCCTCGGGAAAGTCATCTCGGCACTCGCTGAAATT GCGTCAAAGAGTAAGAAGTCGAAGAAGGCAGACTTCATTCCGTACCGTGACTCGGTGCTGACGTGGCTGCTGCGGGAGAACCTCGGAGGCAACTCCAAGACGGCCATGATAGCCGCTATATCGCCCGCCGATATTAACTTTGATGAAACTCTTAGTACACTCAG ATACGCCGACCGAGCCAAACAGATTGTCTGCAAAGCGGTTGTCAACGAGGACGCGAACGCGAAACTCATTCGCGAACTCAAGGAGGAAATACTCAAGCTTCGCGAGTTACTCAAAGCTGAGGGCATCGAGGTCGAAGAAG GACCAGATGGTAAAGTCCTTTATGAAAAGAAAGAACAGCCTACCA GAGAAGAGAACAACTCTTCGCCGCAGCGCAAGAAGAGCGAGGCTGAAGTGCTATCGCCGAAGCTGTCCCGAGCCGCCACAACTATTGCCGAAGAGGCTGTGGATCAGTTGCAGGCTTCGGAGAAACTTATTGCGG AACTAAACGAAACATGGGAAGAGAAGCTAAAGCGCACGGAACAGATTCGCGTCCAACGCGAGGCGGTCTTCGCGGAGATGGGTCTCGCCGTCAAGGAGGGAGGCATTACGGTCGGCATCTACTCGCCTAAGAAGACCCCTCATCTCGTCAACTTGAATGAAGACCCTAACCTGTCGGAGTGTCTcatttattatatcaaaaatG GCGTGACCCGTGTCGGTACATCAGAAGCGAACGTGCCTCAAGACATCCAACTGTCAGGCTCCCATATTCTGAGCGAGCACTGCATCTTCGAGAACACGGACGGAGTCATACTCCTCATTCCTCATAGAGATGCGCTTATCTATGTGAATGGACGTGAG CTAACCGAACCAGTGATCCTCAAGTCCGGTTCCCGCGTGATCCTGGGCAAGAACCACGTGTTCCGCTTCACTCACCCCGGACAGCCGCGCGAGGAGCCTGTCAACAAGGAGAATAAGGAGCTCACTGATACTGCTAGCAGTAATGAGAGTGACt CCGGCAGCACAGACGCGGACGGCAAGAACGTGGACTGGGACTACGCGCAATGCGAACTGCTGGAGAAACAAGGCATCGACTTGAAGGCCGAGATGCAGAAGCGCCTGATGGCTCTCGAGGAGCAGTTCCGCAGGGAGAAGGAGCATGCTGACCAGCAGTTTGAGGAGCAGCGCAAG aacTACGAAGCCCGCATCGATGCTCTGCAGCGTCAGGTGGAGGAGCAGAGCGTCACCATGTCTATGTACAGCTCCTACACGCCTGAAGACTTCCATAACGACGAGGATATATTCG TGAACCCGCTATTCGAGACGGAATGCTGGTCAGCCCGCGAGGTGGGTCTGGCGGCGTGGGCCTTCCGCAAGTGGAAGTACCACCAGTTCACCTCGCTGCGAGACGACTTGTGGGGCAATGCTATCTTCCTCAAG GAAGCCAACGCAATCTCAGTAGAACTGCGCAAGAAAGTCCAGTTCCAATTCACTCTGCTAACGGACACCCCCTACTCGCCCCTCCCCGCGGAACTCGCTCCGCGCGACGACGCGGATGACGAGTATCGCCCCTCCGCGCCCACCGTGGTCGCCGTCGAGGTCACTGACACTAAGAACGGAGCTACACATTATTGGACGCTCGAGAAGTTACG ACAACGGCTGGAGCTGATGCGTGAGATGTACCACAATGAGGCGGAGTTGTCTCCCACTTCGCCTGATCACAACATCGAGTCTGTGACCGGTGGGGACCCCTTCTATGACAGATTCCCGTGGTTCCGTCTAGTTGGACG GAGCTTCGTATACCTATCGAACCTGCTGTACCCCGTTCCGCTCATTCACAAGGTGGCCATCGTGAATGAGAAAGGAGACGTCAAGGGCTACCTGCGGGTAGCCGTGCAGGCTGTTATCGACGCTGAGAAGA ACAACGCAGAATTCGCAGCGGGCGTAAAGCAGTCGGCCAAGATATCGTTCGACGACGACGTAGCGCCGGTCCGACGCGCCAAGCTGTCGGCTGTGGATAAGAATAATGCGATCAACCTCGACGAGCGCATCGGTGATGTGCCTGACTCTAATATCAAGATTGAAG AACTGGCAATGGGCGAATGCGACGCAGACAGCGGCCGCGGCGACAGTTCCCTCGCCTCCGAGCTGAAGGAGGAAGACCTGCCGGAACACCTGACCCTCGGCAAGGAGTTCACCTTCCGCGTCACCGTGCTGCAAGCCCACAGCGTGTCTACTGACTACGCTGACGTCTTCTGCCAGTTCAA TTTCCTACACCGCAACGAAGACGCATTCTCGACTGAGCCCGTTAAGAATGCGGGCAAGAACACACCGCTAGGATTCTACCATGTGCAAAAT ATCACAGTGCCGGTAACGAAATCATTCGTGGAGTACATAAAGACGCAGCCGATAGTGTTCGAGGTGTTCGGTCACTACCAGCAACACCCGCTGCACAAGGTAAGCGCTCTA GACGCAAAACAAGACGGGCCCGTCGGCGGACGTACACCCCCACGCCGCATGCTGCCCCCCTCCATCCCCATCTCGGCCCCCGTACGGAGCCCTAAGTGGGGCGCGGCGGCGGTAGCGGCTCCCTGCTGCAGCTCGCATCTGCACTCCAAGCACGACCTGCTTGTGTGGTTCGAGATCTGCGAGCTAGCTCCCAATGGGGAGTATGTGCCTGCT GTGGTAGAGCACTCAGACGAGCTGCCCTGCCGAGGCCTGTACCTGCTGCACCAGGGCATCCAGCGACGCATCCGCATCACCATCCTGCACGAGCCCTCGCAGGACCTgcagtggactgacgtcaggGAACTCGTCGTCG GGCGTATCCGCAACTCTCCCGAAGCTAACGAGGACACAACAGATGGTGACGAGGACGGAGCCCTATCTCTCGGACTGTTCCCCGGAGAGAGGCCTACGCTTGATGACCGCGCTGTATTCAG GTTCGAAGCTGCGTGGGACAGTAGCCTGCACGGGTCGCCGCTGCTGAACAGGGTCAGCGCCAACGGTGAAGTCGTCTACATCACACTCAGCGCTTATCTCGAG GTGGACAACTGCAGCCGCCCCGCCATCATCACCAAGGACCTATCCCTGGTGGTGGTAGGTCGCGAGGCCCGCACGGGACGGTCGCTTCGCCGCGCTCTGTTCGGCTCGCGAGCTGCGCGAGCTGACCACATCACCGGCGTCTACGAGCTCAGTCTGCACCGAGCTTTGGAGCCAG GAGTACAACGTCGTCAGCGCCGAGTATTGGACACGAGCGGCACGTATGTGCGCGGCGAAGAGAATCTACACGGATGGAGACCGCGCGGAGACTCGCTCATATTTGATCATCAA TGGGAGTTGGAGAAGATGACCCGGCTAGAGCAGGTGGGGCGCACGCGACACCTGCTGGCGCTGCGCGAGCGCCTGCGCCACGGACACGAGAACACCGTCGCGCCCAACGACTTCACCAAGACAGAGAAG GAGGTATGCAACATGGCCGCTAAGGCCGCGTCGGAGAGCGCTCGCGACGAGTCGCTGTACGAGCCGTGGGACATGACGCCGCGGGAGAAGGAACTCGCCACCAAGTACATCAAGCTTATACAAG GCAGGATAGGGTCAGGCAAGGAGGTGGAGACGGCGGCGTCCCCCGCGACGCCGGTGGACGAGGGCGTGTCGGCCGACATCTCCACGCCCAGTCTGCTCTCCTCCATACACAGCGCCAGCAGCATAGA ACTATGCTCCCCGGAGCGCGGTCTCCTGGAGAAGTCAGTGGCGGGGTGGGCGGGCAGCCACGCGGCCGTGTCGCCGCACGCGGCGGCGCTGTACGTGCCCGACTGCGAGGAGGTGCGCGTGTCCGCCGCCGTCGCCAGGCGCGGACACCTCAACGTGCTGCAGCATGGGACTCATGGCTGGAAGAAACGCTGGCTG GTGGTCCGCCGGCCATACGTGTTCATCTACCGCGACGAGCGCGACCCCATCGAGCGAGCCGTCATCAACCTCGCCAACGCTCACGTCGAGTACTCCGAGGACCAGGAGCAGATGGTCCGCATGCCCAACACCTTCAG CGTGGTGAGTAAGGAGCGCGGCTACTTACTGCAGACCCTCGGCGACAAGGAAGTGCACGACTGGCTGTATGCCATCAACCCGCTGCTGGCCGGCCAGATCAG ACTCCAAGCCATTCTGCCACTGAGGCAAAAGCACCAACCCCTACAGCCAAAG GTCTCGCTCGGGGCGGCGCGGCGACAAGGCGGCGGCGCCATGAGACGCCCTCATCATGGAGTCTATCCTCGTTTTTTAAATGCGTCTCCGATGGAACGCTCGCTCATCGCGCCTTGCAAAGGCATTGAAACCGCTCGGAGGCACAGCTTTAGGAATTAA